The following coding sequences lie in one Thalassoglobus polymorphus genomic window:
- a CDS encoding PPC domain-containing protein, translated as MRIQFGLKSVLVFSFVFIAQAAFAAAPRFTNLSPRGAQRGTEIAVTLQGSNLDDAEELLIYDEGLEVVKFELPTDEKQKGKQVTATLKLKEGCNLGTYRMRIRTKTGLSDLQNFYVTPYPVVNEKEPNTDFSAPQVIEKNVAVYGRIDREDADYYAIEAKKGERISVEVFGMRLGFSTGTNFFDPYVAIINEERFELAVNDDSPLTWNDSVASIIAPKDGRYMILVRDSAYNGDGRAYYFANIGNFPRPHAVIPSGGKPGEKLTVTFVGDVKGPITREVTLPADGNLERFGLEVQDEYGIAPTAQPFRLSPLDNFVEQEPNNDRTKATPAAAPGAFNGVISEPGDVDFFKFSAKKDQQFDVEVYARRSRSALDPVLFIYRMDNGARVTSNDDSRGPDSYARFNAPVDGEYAVAVYDHLKNGGEAFSYRIELTPVEPQITASPIEFARYVQHQIVIPQGAGSGIVATIRRDNIGGPVNFRSEDLPEGVRIECPEGWRSGGSMPVVFYADENAPVAGKYSDIEVFLNDPKQKDKKVSGSLQQKVLMIRGRNNNRVWEEDIERMPVIVTEKAPFKVWIEAPKVPLVRGGSMNLKVKCEKQEGWDEDITLLMLQNPSGVNSSRSVKIPKGKTEALIPINAAGNAAVQESMISLRCIAKVGNGNIELCTPFAPLKVEEQYMTFEFAQGAVEQGKEIVYPIKITKRKDFEGEAQVRLLGLPANATAENLTLKSGVEELNFVIKAAANTPPGMSKNVFCQVIVPESGETVLHNLGTGRLRVDTPPPPKKDAPATPKPAVVAKKEPPKKPLTRLEMLRLQKKEQAGAGGEE; from the coding sequence ATGCGAATTCAGTTTGGACTCAAATCAGTCCTGGTTTTTAGCTTTGTCTTCATCGCTCAAGCAGCCTTCGCTGCGGCACCACGATTCACCAACCTCTCTCCGCGAGGGGCTCAGCGTGGGACAGAGATCGCCGTCACACTCCAAGGATCGAACTTAGATGACGCCGAAGAGCTCCTGATCTACGACGAAGGTCTGGAAGTCGTCAAGTTCGAACTTCCAACTGATGAGAAGCAAAAAGGAAAGCAGGTCACTGCAACGCTCAAGTTGAAAGAAGGTTGCAATCTTGGCACCTACCGAATGCGGATTCGTACCAAGACCGGACTTTCTGACTTACAGAACTTTTATGTCACGCCTTACCCAGTCGTGAATGAGAAAGAGCCAAACACCGATTTTTCAGCTCCTCAAGTGATTGAAAAAAACGTTGCTGTCTACGGGCGAATCGATCGAGAAGACGCTGATTATTACGCCATTGAGGCCAAAAAAGGTGAGCGAATTTCGGTCGAGGTCTTTGGGATGCGGCTCGGATTTTCAACCGGAACGAATTTCTTTGACCCTTATGTCGCAATCATCAATGAAGAAAGATTCGAGCTTGCCGTCAACGATGATTCTCCGTTGACTTGGAACGATAGTGTGGCTTCGATCATCGCCCCCAAAGATGGACGCTACATGATTCTCGTTCGAGACTCTGCGTATAACGGCGATGGCCGAGCCTACTACTTTGCCAATATCGGCAACTTCCCTCGTCCTCACGCAGTCATTCCATCTGGTGGAAAGCCGGGCGAGAAACTCACTGTCACATTTGTTGGAGATGTAAAAGGCCCCATCACCCGCGAAGTGACTCTACCTGCTGATGGAAATCTGGAACGATTTGGCCTCGAAGTTCAGGACGAGTACGGAATTGCTCCTACAGCGCAGCCTTTCCGACTCAGCCCACTCGACAACTTTGTTGAGCAGGAACCAAACAACGATCGAACCAAGGCGACCCCAGCCGCAGCTCCCGGAGCCTTTAATGGTGTGATTTCAGAGCCGGGTGATGTTGATTTCTTTAAGTTCTCAGCAAAGAAAGACCAGCAATTTGACGTCGAGGTTTATGCCCGCCGGTCACGTTCCGCTCTTGACCCAGTCTTGTTTATATACCGCATGGATAACGGGGCACGTGTCACATCAAACGACGATAGTCGCGGTCCTGACAGCTACGCCCGGTTCAATGCCCCAGTGGACGGCGAGTACGCCGTGGCGGTCTACGATCATTTGAAAAATGGTGGCGAGGCATTCAGCTATAGAATTGAACTGACACCTGTCGAACCCCAAATCACTGCCTCTCCGATTGAATTCGCACGCTACGTTCAACATCAAATCGTCATCCCGCAAGGAGCCGGTTCTGGAATCGTAGCTACTATTCGCCGGGATAATATTGGGGGGCCAGTCAATTTTCGAAGCGAGGATCTGCCTGAAGGTGTTCGAATTGAATGCCCTGAAGGCTGGAGAAGTGGCGGGTCAATGCCAGTGGTGTTCTATGCAGATGAAAACGCACCTGTTGCTGGGAAATACTCAGACATCGAAGTCTTCCTGAATGATCCAAAGCAAAAAGACAAAAAAGTTTCAGGTTCACTTCAACAAAAAGTCCTGATGATTCGAGGACGGAATAACAATCGTGTCTGGGAAGAAGACATCGAACGCATGCCAGTGATTGTTACTGAAAAAGCGCCTTTCAAAGTTTGGATTGAAGCTCCCAAAGTGCCACTTGTACGTGGTGGCTCAATGAATCTGAAAGTTAAATGTGAGAAGCAAGAAGGCTGGGACGAAGACATCACTTTGCTAATGCTTCAAAACCCATCCGGGGTGAATTCCAGCCGATCAGTGAAAATCCCAAAAGGGAAGACGGAAGCCCTCATCCCCATAAACGCTGCCGGAAACGCCGCTGTCCAAGAGTCCATGATCTCGCTTCGTTGTATTGCGAAGGTCGGAAACGGCAATATTGAGCTTTGTACCCCGTTTGCTCCACTGAAAGTCGAAGAGCAGTACATGACGTTTGAGTTTGCTCAGGGGGCTGTTGAGCAAGGCAAAGAAATTGTGTACCCAATCAAGATCACGAAACGCAAAGACTTCGAAGGAGAAGCTCAAGTCCGCTTGCTCGGTCTGCCTGCGAATGCAACAGCAGAGAACTTAACACTGAAGTCCGGTGTGGAAGAATTGAACTTTGTCATTAAAGCGGCTGCGAACACTCCTCCCGGAATGAGCAAGAATGTGTTCTGCCAGGTCATCGTTCCCGAGAGCGGCGAAACAGTGCTTCACAACCTGGGCACAGGACGCCTTCGAGTCGATACCCCTCCACCACCGAAAAAAGATGCCCCAGCGACTCCAAAACCAGCTGTCGTCGCGAAGAAAGAACCACCGAAAAAACCACTCACCCGTCTGGAAATGCTTCGCCTGCAAAAGAAAGAACAGGCAGGTGCAGGTGGAGAAGAGTAA
- a CDS encoding DUF1501 domain-containing protein, with protein MAKLSQTQSATHNSHGCTPKHFQQFSRRGFLQVGMLAGTSLTLPDLLRSEAQGALKDYENFEGTAKSIIHIFLPGGLAHQESFDPKPYAPIEYRGEMKQVKTKLDGVLFSETLPKTAQVADKMTVIRSMSHGEAAHERGTHNMFTGYRPSPALSYPSVGSVISQQLGSRNNLPPYVCIPNQPNEFAGSGYLSSAFAPFSLGSDPASNGFKVRDLNLPSGVDDSRFANRRSALESVNAYFQSREQSDQITAMDSFYESAYSLISSPEAREAFDLEKEDAKLRDAYGRNQAGARMLLARRLVESGVRLVNLTYGGWDMHDNIVPGVKRTMPALDQAYAQLLTDLDDRGMLDETLVVLSTEFGRTPKINKTAGRDHFPKVFSVALAGGGIKRGTVYGSSNATADEPENNPVGVEDFFTTIYHTLGIVADKELMAPGDRPIEIVDGGKVIKDLLA; from the coding sequence ATGGCCAAGCTTTCACAAACACAGTCTGCAACTCATAATTCACATGGTTGCACTCCAAAACACTTCCAACAATTTTCTCGACGTGGGTTTCTCCAGGTCGGAATGCTCGCTGGGACGTCCCTAACGCTACCTGACCTGCTGCGAAGCGAAGCTCAAGGTGCGCTCAAGGACTACGAAAACTTCGAAGGAACCGCTAAGTCGATCATCCACATTTTCCTTCCGGGTGGGCTTGCTCACCAGGAATCCTTCGATCCGAAGCCTTATGCTCCGATCGAATATCGTGGTGAAATGAAACAAGTAAAAACTAAACTGGATGGAGTCCTGTTTAGTGAAACACTCCCGAAGACAGCACAAGTTGCTGACAAAATGACTGTCATTCGGTCGATGTCCCATGGTGAGGCTGCCCACGAGCGCGGAACTCACAACATGTTCACTGGATATCGCCCTAGCCCTGCTCTGAGCTACCCGTCAGTTGGCTCAGTCATTAGCCAGCAACTCGGAAGCCGTAACAATCTGCCTCCTTACGTTTGTATTCCTAACCAACCAAACGAATTTGCCGGAAGTGGATATCTCAGTTCAGCTTTTGCACCGTTCTCCCTCGGAAGTGATCCTGCGAGTAACGGTTTCAAAGTTCGCGATTTAAACCTTCCAAGTGGTGTCGACGACAGTCGGTTTGCGAACCGCCGCTCCGCTCTGGAGTCGGTCAATGCATACTTCCAAAGTCGTGAGCAGTCTGACCAGATCACGGCGATGGATTCGTTTTACGAATCTGCTTACAGCTTGATCTCATCTCCTGAAGCTCGCGAAGCTTTTGATCTTGAAAAAGAAGATGCGAAACTTCGTGATGCTTATGGCCGCAACCAAGCCGGTGCAAGAATGCTCCTCGCTCGACGACTTGTCGAATCAGGCGTTCGCTTAGTCAACCTGACTTACGGCGGATGGGACATGCACGACAACATTGTTCCCGGCGTAAAACGAACAATGCCTGCCTTAGATCAGGCTTATGCTCAATTGCTGACCGACTTGGACGACCGAGGAATGCTCGACGAAACTCTCGTTGTTCTTTCAACTGAGTTTGGTCGTACTCCTAAGATCAACAAAACAGCCGGCCGTGACCACTTCCCGAAAGTGTTCAGCGTAGCACTCGCTGGTGGCGGTATTAAACGAGGAACCGTTTACGGATCATCAAATGCAACAGCAGATGAGCCGGAAAACAATCCTGTCGGCGTGGAAGACTTCTTCACAACGATCTACCACACCCTCGGAATCGTTGCAGATAAAGAACTGATGGCCCCAGGAGATCGTCCGATTGAAATCGTCGACGGTGGTAAAGTCATCAAAGACCTGCTGGCTTAA
- a CDS encoding CpaF family protein, with translation MASPPLSRLKKETSHDDFENLKRLIHGKLVDKLDLNKLGELQGDTLRREIRLVVEHLCDTENPLLNRSERERLIEEVLDETFGFGPLEILMKEEGVADIMINGPKHVFVEKNGRIQRSPVTFRDNDHLLQILDRIVSRVGRRIDETSPMCDARLPDGSRLNAIIPPLALDGASLTIRKFGSKPLALEDLLNFGAFTPEMVMLMEGAIKARLNIIISGGTGSGKTTLLNTLSSFIQSDQRVITIEDAAELQLQQDHVLRLETRPSNIEGKGSVSATDLVKNALRMRPDRIIIGECRGPETLDMLQAMNTGHEGSMTTVHANNPRDAVSRIETMVTMGGVELPLKAIRHQLSSAVDLIIQASRLQGGPRKLTYVTEVLNMEQDTIIMQDIFRFVQDGIDEEGRAFGHFESTGVRPAFMSRLEAAGVRLPANLFSARSLG, from the coding sequence ATGGCTTCCCCGCCACTTTCCCGACTCAAGAAAGAGACTTCTCATGATGACTTCGAGAATCTCAAACGCCTGATTCACGGCAAGCTTGTTGACAAGCTGGACCTGAATAAACTGGGTGAATTGCAGGGTGATACTCTGCGTCGGGAAATCCGTCTGGTGGTCGAACATCTTTGCGACACAGAAAACCCTTTATTAAATCGTTCCGAGCGTGAGCGGCTGATCGAAGAAGTTCTCGACGAGACATTCGGGTTTGGGCCTCTCGAAATCCTCATGAAAGAGGAAGGCGTCGCGGATATTATGATCAACGGGCCGAAACATGTGTTCGTTGAGAAAAATGGACGTATTCAACGTTCACCAGTCACGTTTCGAGACAATGATCACTTGCTCCAAATCCTGGACCGAATCGTTTCTCGCGTTGGACGCCGCATTGATGAAACTTCACCGATGTGTGATGCTCGTCTTCCCGACGGTTCTCGATTGAATGCGATCATCCCGCCTCTGGCGTTAGATGGGGCATCACTTACAATTCGAAAATTTGGGTCTAAGCCACTGGCACTCGAAGACCTCCTCAACTTTGGAGCCTTCACACCAGAAATGGTGATGTTAATGGAAGGGGCGATCAAAGCTCGTCTCAATATTATTATCTCCGGTGGTACTGGTTCCGGTAAAACCACGCTGTTGAACACACTCTCAAGTTTCATTCAGTCTGACCAGCGTGTTATCACGATTGAGGATGCTGCGGAACTGCAGCTTCAGCAGGATCACGTTCTTCGTCTTGAAACACGCCCCTCAAATATCGAAGGCAAGGGGAGTGTTTCCGCGACTGACCTCGTCAAGAACGCCCTGCGAATGCGTCCCGACCGAATCATCATTGGGGAATGTCGTGGACCTGAAACGCTCGACATGTTGCAGGCGATGAACACCGGTCACGAAGGTTCGATGACGACCGTTCACGCGAACAATCCTCGTGATGCCGTCTCTCGTATTGAGACCATGGTGACCATGGGGGGAGTGGAGCTTCCGTTAAAAGCAATTCGACATCAGCTCTCTTCGGCTGTCGATTTGATCATTCAAGCCAGTCGTTTGCAGGGTGGTCCGCGAAAACTGACTTACGTGACTGAAGTGCTGAATATGGAACAGGACACAATCATCATGCAGGACATTTTCCGGTTTGTGCAGGATGGAATTGACGAAGAGGGCCGGGCGTTTGGCCACTTTGAATCAACAGGAGTGCGGCCGGCCTTCATGTCTCGATTGGAAGCAGCAGGAGTCCGCCTTCCAGCAAACTTATTTTCCGCAAGAAGTCTGGGATAA
- a CDS encoding type II secretion system F family protein, which translates to MWTLAFLPFEIDPMMASIVAFIAVFGGAVAAIFMMQDASSKEIEDRLDVLSGKKKAKTKDNQVTREALVKESVQGLAGFSEKIMERFTNIRLLFVQADTAIRPEVFFMIMVLSGAVGTAFAVAMRAALPFYPLVFVICAILPFGWLMFKRSRRFKRFGKQLPDAMELVARALRSGHSLNSALKVVVDELSDPISKEFNIAFEEQNLGIPIEDALKHVYIRVPNMDYKFFAMAVAIQRQSGGDLAEILDKIGRIVRDRFRIMGQVQALTGEGRISGIVLMALPLALFVAVWKLNPEYVMLLFTDELGRKMVAAAVVLQVIGAYTIKKIIAIKV; encoded by the coding sequence ATGTGGACACTCGCATTTTTGCCTTTTGAAATTGACCCAATGATGGCCTCGATTGTGGCCTTCATTGCAGTCTTTGGCGGAGCCGTCGCTGCAATCTTTATGATGCAAGACGCTTCGAGCAAGGAGATTGAAGACCGTCTGGATGTTCTTTCTGGTAAGAAGAAAGCCAAAACGAAAGATAATCAGGTCACTCGTGAAGCACTCGTGAAAGAGAGTGTGCAGGGGCTGGCAGGCTTTTCTGAAAAGATTATGGAGCGGTTCACGAATATCCGGCTGCTTTTTGTTCAGGCAGATACCGCAATCAGACCTGAAGTCTTCTTCATGATCATGGTTTTGTCTGGGGCAGTCGGAACTGCGTTTGCCGTCGCCATGCGTGCGGCACTTCCCTTTTACCCATTGGTATTTGTGATCTGTGCCATCCTGCCGTTCGGGTGGTTGATGTTCAAGAGAAGTCGACGCTTCAAACGATTCGGAAAACAGCTTCCCGATGCGATGGAACTCGTCGCTCGTGCTTTACGTTCTGGGCACAGTCTTAACTCAGCCTTGAAAGTTGTTGTTGATGAACTCTCCGATCCCATCTCTAAAGAATTCAACATCGCATTCGAAGAACAGAATCTTGGAATTCCGATTGAGGATGCACTGAAGCACGTTTATATCCGTGTTCCCAATATGGACTACAAATTTTTCGCGATGGCAGTTGCGATTCAACGACAGTCTGGTGGTGATCTCGCAGAAATTTTGGACAAAATCGGAAGAATTGTCCGGGATCGGTTCCGAATTATGGGGCAAGTCCAAGCGTTAACAGGGGAAGGTCGAATCTCGGGGATCGTGCTGATGGCATTGCCGCTGGCTTTGTTTGTCGCGGTTTGGAAATTGAACCCTGAATATGTGATGTTGCTGTTCACCGATGAGCTTGGACGCAAAATGGTCGCTGCTGCTGTCGTCCTGCAAGTTATTGGTGCCTACACAATTAAGAAAATTATTGCGATCAAAGTTTGA
- a CDS encoding type II secretion system F family protein codes for MGMEMLVPIVVFIAVVVGVGAVIAALTTGKDSRVAERLDELREGKKKSQSNDTLKESGVSSAFKKAAPALSKALQPTSDLEESKLKVKLANAGFSSPNANTIFLAIKAASAGTMLFLSGGITLALMGPTTDALLTVVAAAGVGMFLPGVILTLLAYSRKGKIFLSLPDALDLLVVCVEAGLGLDAAMRRVTEELADSAPEICQELNHCNKQLQLGRNRRDVLHDFGVRTGEDDVKALAAILIQADKFGSSIAQALRVQSDTMRVKRSQLAEEKAAATAVKMIFPLVLFIFPGIFVVLVGPAAIMMIRQLLTT; via the coding sequence ATGGGTATGGAAATGCTCGTCCCTATCGTCGTCTTCATCGCTGTCGTGGTCGGCGTTGGAGCTGTGATTGCCGCACTCACCACGGGAAAAGATTCTCGCGTTGCAGAACGTCTCGATGAACTCCGCGAAGGAAAGAAAAAAAGCCAGTCGAATGACACGCTCAAAGAAAGTGGTGTGAGCAGCGCATTTAAGAAAGCAGCTCCAGCACTCTCAAAAGCCCTTCAACCGACCTCGGACCTTGAGGAAAGCAAGCTTAAGGTCAAACTGGCAAATGCTGGGTTTTCCTCTCCGAATGCAAATACCATTTTCCTGGCGATCAAAGCCGCCTCAGCAGGAACGATGCTCTTCCTTTCAGGAGGAATCACCCTCGCGCTGATGGGACCGACGACAGATGCTCTTCTGACTGTTGTCGCCGCTGCTGGGGTCGGGATGTTTTTGCCTGGCGTCATACTCACATTGCTGGCCTATAGTCGTAAAGGAAAAATTTTCCTCTCCCTCCCTGATGCACTCGACTTGCTCGTGGTCTGCGTAGAAGCGGGGCTCGGTCTCGATGCTGCAATGCGACGGGTGACAGAGGAACTTGCGGACTCTGCCCCTGAAATTTGCCAGGAACTCAATCACTGCAACAAACAGTTGCAACTCGGACGAAATCGACGAGACGTTTTGCACGACTTTGGAGTAAGAACCGGGGAAGATGATGTGAAAGCTCTCGCTGCGATTCTCATTCAAGCAGACAAGTTCGGATCTTCAATCGCACAGGCTCTTCGCGTTCAGTCCGACACAATGCGCGTTAAGCGGAGCCAACTAGCTGAAGAAAAAGCAGCTGCGACAGCGGTGAAAATGATCTTCCCGCTCGTTCTCTTCATTTTCCCGGGGATCTTTGTCGTCCTGGTTGGACCCGCCGCCATTATGATGATCAGACAACTACTGACAACATAA
- a CDS encoding DUF1573 domain-containing protein, producing the protein MNRRISIVALALMAVCLQCGTAHAQNNNLNWAEKMFSDLNVDFGTVARGADTRHFIVIENLYEEDVELVNVGTTCGCTAAKPDKTLLKTYEKARIEVVMDTKKFMHRKDSNVDVTLRFHGADGVATKTVRVPITAYIRSDVVLTPGNLDFGSVEFGQAAEKVIKIAYAGRNDWTIEGIRNDNQNLEAKVTETERSNGRVTYQLTVRLDENAKIGPLQNKIFLLTDDQKSPEVPVLVTGRVAPDIEIVPSNVPLGVLAAGEIKQFNIVVKGKRPFAIKDIECDAHPNCFEIRPLTEESKTVHVIPFRLTAPDTPGNFSETFAVTIDGREQTLSFTADGKIREGA; encoded by the coding sequence ATGAATCGTCGTATCTCAATTGTTGCGTTGGCATTGATGGCAGTTTGTCTTCAATGTGGGACAGCTCACGCCCAAAATAACAATCTCAACTGGGCGGAGAAGATGTTCTCCGACTTGAATGTTGATTTTGGAACCGTTGCGAGGGGAGCTGATACACGGCACTTCATCGTCATCGAAAATCTTTATGAGGAAGACGTTGAGTTGGTCAATGTCGGGACAACCTGTGGTTGCACCGCAGCAAAGCCAGACAAGACACTCCTGAAAACTTACGAAAAAGCACGCATTGAAGTTGTCATGGACACGAAGAAGTTCATGCACCGCAAGGACTCCAATGTCGATGTGACACTGCGATTCCACGGAGCCGATGGGGTGGCGACGAAAACGGTTCGCGTTCCAATCACCGCGTACATCCGCTCTGATGTTGTCCTTACTCCGGGAAACTTGGATTTTGGAAGTGTGGAATTCGGACAAGCTGCCGAGAAGGTGATCAAGATTGCCTACGCAGGTCGAAATGACTGGACGATCGAAGGCATCCGGAATGACAACCAAAACCTCGAAGCAAAGGTGACTGAAACCGAGCGGAGCAACGGTCGCGTCACATATCAGCTGACTGTTCGCCTTGACGAAAACGCAAAAATTGGCCCTCTTCAAAATAAAATATTCCTCCTCACCGACGATCAAAAGTCTCCCGAGGTTCCAGTTCTCGTCACAGGTCGTGTTGCCCCCGATATTGAAATTGTCCCGAGCAACGTCCCACTTGGAGTTCTTGCTGCCGGAGAAATCAAGCAATTCAACATCGTTGTAAAAGGGAAGCGTCCCTTCGCGATTAAAGATATTGAATGCGATGCTCATCCAAACTGCTTCGAAATTCGCCCTCTGACGGAAGAATCAAAAACTGTTCACGTCATCCCTTTCAGGCTAACGGCTCCCGACACACCTGGAAATTTTTCTGAGACATTCGCTGTGACGATCGACGGTCGCGAGCAAACCCTCAGCTTCACCGCCGACGGAAAAATTCGCGAAGGCGCCTAA
- a CDS encoding PSD1 and planctomycete cytochrome C domain-containing protein: protein MTLLTQKVGVAGEVDYARDVRPILANKCWHCHGPDEQTREADLRLDLRDHAQHVLEAEGRQQVELLKRITSSDPDLKMPPANSKKPLTQSEIILLEQWIKQGAPFAKHWAFESPVKPAIPETELGPTQTAIDYLVRQKLNTLQLQPSLPAEKTTLIRRATIDLNGVLPTLEEVDQFLSDESPEAYERVLDRLLTSPRYGEHVARPWLDASRYADTDGYQNDRYRYHHVWRDWLIMAFNENKPYDQFLVEQLAGDMLPDATLKQQIATGFCRNHRINSEDGSIPEEWHTENVVDRVDTLGTAILGLTIGCARCHDHKYDPISAKEYYQLFAYFNNVPEWGVGPNNGNSPPFIKIPDSWPSLKPEEDVAQIPEPLKLHDARKEQGNGLKRPQAGDPKTLMVMQEMKESRPTYVLHRGQYNTPDRSEQLAPGIPASLNSFNAASPRDRLELAEWLTHPEHPLTSRVAVNQVWQRLFGTGLVKTSENFGLQGELPSHPELLDWLAVTFVESGWDLKQLHKTIMLSETYQQSSMTTPALAVRDPENRLLARGPRHRLNPFVLRDSALAASGLLVDKMYGPSAKPYMPPKIWSAISNNKYKQDQGDNLYRRSLYTYWRRTIPPPTMLNFNSAEREVCIVRKEKTNTPLQALTLMNNITFVEASRFLAERMLSHSEDPQAAISHGFQLMTSRTPSEVELNLLLDGYRSFLQDFASQDAKAKQLLSVGEKPRDEKFELAQHAAMTMTASLILNLDEAMTKE from the coding sequence ATGACATTGCTCACTCAGAAGGTCGGAGTTGCGGGCGAAGTTGATTACGCCCGCGACGTCCGTCCAATACTGGCGAACAAATGCTGGCACTGTCATGGTCCCGATGAGCAAACTCGCGAAGCGGACCTGAGGCTGGATCTTCGCGATCATGCCCAACATGTTCTTGAAGCCGAAGGAAGACAGCAAGTCGAACTGCTGAAGCGTATCACCTCGAGTGATCCCGACTTGAAGATGCCTCCGGCGAACTCGAAGAAACCTCTCACTCAATCTGAGATCATTCTTCTTGAACAATGGATCAAGCAGGGGGCTCCGTTCGCGAAGCATTGGGCTTTTGAATCTCCTGTCAAACCGGCAATCCCCGAAACAGAGCTAGGCCCAACTCAAACCGCAATCGATTATTTGGTTCGCCAAAAACTTAACACGCTTCAGCTTCAACCATCGCTTCCGGCAGAGAAAACGACGCTCATTCGCAGAGCAACGATTGATTTAAATGGTGTGCTTCCGACACTGGAAGAAGTCGATCAGTTCTTAAGCGATGAGTCCCCCGAAGCGTACGAGCGTGTTCTCGACCGATTGCTTACCTCCCCGCGATATGGTGAGCACGTCGCCCGTCCGTGGCTGGATGCTTCGCGATACGCCGATACCGATGGCTATCAAAACGACCGTTACCGCTATCATCATGTGTGGCGAGACTGGTTAATCATGGCCTTCAATGAGAACAAGCCGTACGATCAGTTTCTCGTCGAGCAACTCGCCGGTGACATGCTTCCAGATGCGACACTCAAGCAACAGATTGCGACCGGGTTCTGTCGCAATCACCGCATCAATTCTGAAGATGGATCCATCCCGGAAGAGTGGCATACCGAGAACGTCGTGGATCGCGTCGACACTCTTGGCACAGCGATTCTTGGTCTCACTATCGGCTGTGCCCGTTGTCATGATCACAAGTACGATCCCATTTCTGCAAAGGAGTACTATCAGCTCTTTGCTTACTTCAATAATGTCCCGGAATGGGGAGTTGGTCCAAACAACGGCAACAGTCCTCCATTTATCAAAATTCCAGATTCATGGCCGAGTCTGAAACCGGAAGAAGACGTTGCTCAAATCCCCGAGCCACTCAAGTTGCACGATGCAAGAAAAGAGCAGGGGAACGGTCTTAAACGCCCCCAGGCTGGCGACCCGAAAACACTGATGGTCATGCAGGAAATGAAAGAGTCTCGTCCGACCTATGTGCTACATCGCGGGCAGTACAACACCCCCGACCGATCGGAACAACTCGCTCCCGGAATTCCCGCTTCACTTAATTCATTCAATGCTGCCTCGCCTCGCGACCGTTTGGAACTGGCAGAATGGCTCACACATCCTGAACACCCACTGACATCGCGGGTCGCAGTCAATCAAGTCTGGCAACGCCTGTTCGGGACAGGCCTTGTGAAAACGAGTGAAAACTTCGGGCTGCAAGGAGAATTACCCAGCCACCCGGAACTGCTGGACTGGCTGGCAGTCACATTCGTTGAATCAGGTTGGGATCTAAAACAGCTGCACAAGACGATCATGCTCAGCGAGACCTACCAGCAATCCTCAATGACAACTCCCGCGTTAGCGGTACGTGATCCAGAAAATCGCCTCCTGGCCCGCGGACCACGTCATCGCTTAAATCCGTTCGTACTTAGAGACTCTGCTCTCGCTGCCAGTGGTTTGCTCGTCGACAAGATGTATGGCCCGTCTGCAAAACCGTATATGCCCCCCAAAATCTGGTCGGCGATTTCGAATAACAAGTACAAACAGGATCAGGGAGACAACCTGTATCGCCGCAGCCTCTACACCTACTGGCGAAGAACGATTCCGCCCCCAACGATGCTCAACTTCAATTCGGCTGAACGCGAAGTTTGTATTGTCCGAAAGGAGAAAACAAACACGCCTCTGCAGGCACTGACTTTGATGAACAACATTACCTTCGTCGAGGCCTCCCGGTTTCTCGCTGAACGCATGTTGTCTCACTCCGAAGATCCGCAGGCAGCTATCAGTCACGGATTCCAGTTGATGACATCGCGTACGCCCAGCGAGGTCGAGTTAAACCTGCTTCTCGATGGATACCGATCCTTTCTGCAAGACTTTGCATCTCAAGACGCAAAAGCCAAACAACTGCTCAGCGTGGGTGAGAAACCTCGCGATGAAAAATTTGAACTTGCCCAGCATGCTGCCATGACAATGACCGCTTCACTCATTTTGAATCTCGATGAAGCCATGACGAAAGAATAA